The proteins below come from a single Zhouia spongiae genomic window:
- the rseP gene encoding RIP metalloprotease RseP: MSPILVKTLQLLLSLSILIVLHELGHFIPAKLFKTRVEKFFLFFDVKFALFKKKIGETVYGIGWLPLGGYVKISGMIDESMDKDQMAGPPQPWEFRSKPAWQRLIIMIGGVTVNLILGFLIYMMVLFVWGQEQLKPEDMPNGFAVAKEMKQFGFKDGDKIISVNDKELDNALRFNSYLLVRDVSNVKVEHQDGTQEVLHLPDTIGNYIFHKGLMPAFQLRTDAILDTIIEDSQAEKAGLIKGDKILKVDGKSITYFDEIGNQLIDKPNYQTQLVIERNNKINSISVTTDEDGKLGVYSYANALVTPKERQFGLGEAVWEGFAYGYWTLHDYVVQFKYIFTKKGATEVGGFGTIAKMFPPVWDWQAFWMSTALISIILAFMNILPIPALDGGHVMFLLYEMITGRKPSDKFLEYAQMVGFFLLIALLLFANGNDVYRWLTGD, encoded by the coding sequence ATGAGTCCTATTTTAGTTAAGACATTACAACTTTTATTAAGTTTATCCATACTTATCGTACTTCACGAACTCGGACATTTTATCCCGGCCAAGTTATTCAAAACCAGGGTTGAAAAATTCTTTTTGTTCTTCGACGTAAAGTTCGCTCTTTTCAAGAAGAAGATCGGGGAAACCGTATATGGCATAGGCTGGCTTCCATTGGGAGGATATGTAAAAATATCGGGGATGATCGACGAGAGCATGGATAAGGATCAGATGGCCGGACCTCCGCAACCGTGGGAATTTCGTTCAAAACCTGCGTGGCAACGGCTGATCATTATGATAGGAGGGGTTACTGTAAACCTTATCCTCGGATTCCTGATTTATATGATGGTGCTTTTTGTTTGGGGACAGGAGCAACTGAAACCTGAAGATATGCCAAACGGGTTTGCCGTTGCAAAGGAAATGAAACAGTTCGGGTTTAAAGACGGTGATAAGATTATAAGTGTCAATGACAAAGAGCTTGACAATGCGCTTCGTTTTAACAGCTATTTGCTGGTACGGGATGTATCGAATGTAAAAGTTGAACACCAGGACGGTACCCAGGAAGTGCTTCATTTACCCGACACCATTGGCAACTATATCTTTCATAAAGGCCTTATGCCTGCTTTTCAACTACGTACAGACGCTATTTTAGATACTATCATTGAAGATTCTCAGGCAGAGAAAGCAGGGTTAATAAAAGGCGATAAGATTCTTAAAGTAGATGGTAAATCCATTACATATTTTGATGAAATAGGCAATCAGCTGATAGATAAGCCAAACTACCAGACGCAATTGGTTATTGAACGAAATAATAAAATTAACTCTATCTCTGTTACAACTGATGAAGATGGCAAACTAGGGGTCTATAGTTATGCTAATGCCCTTGTCACCCCTAAAGAAAGGCAGTTTGGTTTAGGAGAAGCCGTATGGGAAGGTTTTGCTTATGGCTATTGGACATTACACGATTATGTTGTACAGTTTAAATATATTTTCACTAAAAAAGGCGCAACTGAAGTGGGTGGATTTGGAACCATTGCCAAAATGTTCCCTCCGGTTTGGGACTGGCAGGCATTCTGGATGTCTACTGCGCTGATATCAATCATATTGGCATTTATGAACATTTTACCTATTCCTGCTTTGGACGGAGGACATGTAATGTTCTTGTTATATGAAATGATCACCGGAAGGAAACCAAGCGACAAGTTTTTAGAGTATGCTCAAATGGTCGGATTCTTCCTGCTTATCGCCTTACTGTTATTTGCCAATGGAAATGATGTTTATCGCTGGTTAACAGGAGATTAA
- a CDS encoding cytochrome ubiquinol oxidase subunit I gives MENLDAARLQMAFTLAFHIIFACIGMVMPFFMVVSHYKWLKTRNQIYLTLTKSWQKGVAIFFVTGAVSGTALSFELGLLWPEFMKHAGPIIGMPFSLEGAAFFVEAIALGFYLYGWNKLNERFHWITGIIIGISGVASGILVVSANGWMNAPSGFDYINGEFLNIDPVKAFLNPAWFSQALHMVLAAFTATGFAVGGIHAYQIYKNRNVELHKKAFRIAVTFGAIAALLQPISGDISAKDIAQRQPVKLAAMEAHYNTEKGAPLYIGGIVNEETQEVKYKIAIPKALSFLSFGDFDAEVKGLNDFPKDTHPPVAITHYAFQTMVGLGTLLVIASLIFFISYKRKKWTAKNKYWLLFIIMAPLGFFALEAGWVVTEVGRQPWIIYNIMKTKDAVTPMPGMVYSFYMYVILYTILAVVVTWLMQRQIKVLNKTPIES, from the coding sequence ATGGAAAATCTTGACGCTGCGAGACTCCAGATGGCCTTTACCTTAGCTTTCCACATTATTTTTGCCTGTATCGGGATGGTTATGCCATTTTTTATGGTGGTCTCTCATTACAAATGGCTGAAAACACGTAATCAGATCTATCTGACCCTTACAAAGTCATGGCAAAAAGGAGTTGCCATCTTCTTTGTCACCGGAGCAGTTTCCGGCACTGCTTTATCATTTGAATTAGGGCTTTTATGGCCTGAGTTCATGAAGCACGCCGGCCCGATAATCGGAATGCCGTTCTCGCTGGAAGGTGCTGCTTTTTTTGTCGAAGCTATCGCTTTAGGATTTTATCTCTATGGCTGGAACAAACTCAACGAACGATTTCATTGGATCACCGGAATTATCATAGGCATTTCAGGTGTAGCTTCAGGGATTCTGGTCGTCTCCGCCAACGGATGGATGAACGCACCCTCCGGATTTGATTATATTAATGGTGAATTTCTAAATATTGACCCTGTAAAAGCCTTCCTTAATCCTGCCTGGTTTTCACAAGCATTGCATATGGTATTAGCCGCATTTACCGCTACGGGTTTTGCCGTAGGGGGCATACATGCATACCAAATTTATAAGAACCGGAATGTTGAACTCCATAAAAAAGCATTTAGAATTGCTGTTACTTTCGGAGCCATTGCGGCTCTTCTGCAACCGATAAGTGGTGACATCTCTGCCAAAGATATAGCGCAGCGTCAACCGGTAAAGCTTGCTGCCATGGAAGCGCATTATAATACTGAAAAGGGAGCTCCTTTATACATAGGCGGCATTGTAAACGAGGAAACGCAAGAAGTCAAGTATAAGATTGCCATCCCCAAAGCCTTATCGTTTCTGTCATTCGGAGATTTTGATGCTGAAGTAAAAGGCCTTAATGATTTTCCGAAAGACACCCACCCTCCCGTAGCCATCACACATTATGCTTTCCAAACCATGGTAGGACTTGGCACATTACTGGTTATTGCCAGTTTAATATTTTTTATAAGTTATAAAAGGAAAAAATGGACTGCTAAAAATAAATACTGGCTCCTCTTTATCATTATGGCTCCTCTCGGTTTCTTTGCTTTAGAGGCCGGATGGGTTGTAACCGAAGTGGGAAGACAACCCTGGATTATTTACAATATTATGAAAACAAAAGATGCGGTAACCCCTATGCCGGGTATGGTCTACAGCTTTTATATGTATGTAATTCTATATACTATACTCGCGGTAGTTGTTACCTGGCTGATGCAGCGACAAATTAAAGTTTTAAACAAAACCCCTATTGAGTCATGA
- a CDS encoding FeoB-associated Cys-rich membrane protein encodes MDLQTILVYITLAVAVGYLVRKFFWPKRRQSAAKECGKNDCGCH; translated from the coding sequence ATGGATTTACAAACAATTTTAGTATACATAACATTAGCTGTGGCTGTCGGATACCTGGTCAGAAAGTTTTTCTGGCCCAAGCGGAGACAGAGTGCAGCAAAGGAATGTGGCAAGAACGATTGCGGTTGCCATTAA
- a CDS encoding SCO family protein, translating to MLQFFSKYRYFFIVLAVLSAIIISLFYNALKPKEVLPVYQPAMVNAELVDSSMQYIKKYHTIADFELTNQNGLTITQDDYKDKIYIADFFFTTCPSICPIMTDNMVDIQKEIIDDKEVMLLSHSVTPQIDSVPVLKAYAEKKGVIDRKWNMVTGDKKQIYQLARKSYLAVKTDGDGGPYDMIHTENFILVDKERRIRGFYDGTDKESMEQLLHDLQVLKNEYKE from the coding sequence ATGCTTCAATTCTTTAGTAAGTATAGGTATTTTTTTATAGTTCTCGCGGTTCTTTCGGCAATTATTATTTCACTGTTCTATAATGCTTTAAAACCCAAGGAAGTACTTCCGGTGTATCAACCGGCAATGGTGAACGCCGAACTGGTAGACAGCTCAATGCAATACATTAAAAAATATCATACGATCGCCGATTTTGAACTGACAAATCAAAACGGCCTGACAATTACTCAGGACGACTATAAGGATAAAATATATATAGCCGATTTCTTTTTTACGACCTGTCCGAGTATTTGCCCGATAATGACAGACAACATGGTCGATATACAAAAAGAGATCATCGATGATAAAGAAGTTATGTTGCTGTCGCATTCGGTAACTCCCCAAATAGATTCAGTTCCGGTGTTAAAGGCATATGCAGAAAAGAAAGGTGTTATTGACAGGAAGTGGAATATGGTTACCGGTGATAAAAAACAGATATATCAGTTGGCCAGAAAAAGCTACCTGGCGGTAAAAACCGATGGCGACGGAGGACCTTATGATATGATTCATACTGAAAATTTTATCCTTGTCGATAAAGAAAGACGGATCAGGGGTTTTTACGATGGTACTGATAAAGAAAGTATGGAACAGCTATTGCACGATCTTCAAGTGCTGAAAAATGAATACAAAGAGTAG
- a CDS encoding alpha/beta hydrolase-fold protein — MKVFALFILVISLYSDVHHDISKEQLLRVPYTSEIAHEEREFFLYLPKGYETNKEKEWPVILFLHGNGERGNGKDELEYSMIHGPLNEAWIQHRDLPFIIISPQLHMFNMGEVSYIKNRSRSSIPKRYEDSIPEKSKPFKPSWIMDPLPAKSFDSITETGLPDGWYRVESDLIHMLDYVQKNYRVRDKQIYLTGLSYGGFGTWYMASKHPDRFAAIAPVVGWGHPELMQPIASEQLPVWCFAGGRDRTVKPEYFYAGMNKLEESGHKDVRFTIHADMGHDTWKRVYGSEELYNWFLQHSKD, encoded by the coding sequence ATGAAAGTTTTTGCCTTATTTATTCTTGTTATCAGTTTATATTCTGATGTTCATCATGACATTTCCAAAGAGCAGCTTTTAAGGGTGCCCTATACCAGTGAAATAGCCCATGAAGAACGCGAATTCTTTTTGTATCTACCAAAAGGGTACGAGACCAATAAAGAAAAAGAATGGCCTGTAATACTCTTCTTGCACGGGAACGGGGAACGGGGAAACGGCAAGGACGAATTGGAGTATAGCATGATTCATGGACCACTGAATGAGGCATGGATTCAGCATCGGGATTTACCATTTATCATTATATCCCCCCAGCTTCACATGTTTAATATGGGAGAGGTCAGCTATATTAAAAACCGCAGTCGCTCTTCTATCCCGAAAAGATACGAAGACAGCATTCCGGAAAAGAGCAAACCTTTTAAACCCAGCTGGATCATGGATCCTTTACCCGCAAAAAGTTTTGACAGTATTACTGAAACGGGATTACCGGACGGCTGGTACCGTGTGGAGAGCGATCTTATACACATGCTGGATTATGTTCAAAAGAACTACAGGGTTCGCGACAAACAAATCTACCTCACCGGATTGAGCTACGGGGGTTTTGGCACCTGGTATATGGCCAGCAAACACCCTGACAGATTTGCCGCTATTGCACCCGTAGTGGGCTGGGGACATCCGGAGTTGATGCAACCGATAGCCAGTGAGCAACTACCGGTCTGGTGTTTTGCCGGCGGCAGGGATCGTACGGTGAAACCGGAATACTTTTATGCCGGAATGAATAAACTGGAAGAATCAGGGCATAAAGACGTGCGTTTCACTATTCATGCCGATATGGGGCACGATACCTGGAAACGTGTTTATGGGAGTGAAGAACTATACAACTGGTTCTTGCAGCATTCTAAAGATTAA
- the feoB gene encoding ferrous iron transport protein B has protein sequence MSKQIKVALIGNPNTGKTSVFNQLTGLNHKVGNYPGITVEKKEGICKLPRGVKAHILDLPGTYSLNATSLDENVVIELLLNKKDKDFPDVAMVITDVENLKRNLLLFTQIKDLKIPTILVINMADRMRRKGITLDIPLLEEKLKTKIAVVSTRKNEGIDRIKELILDYKNVSSEPCVNASVIDVEYFEGLKNAFPNQDVYKLWLVITQDVNFVNLDRNLVKDASSFSTKPKSELKRLQQKETIYRYQFINGVLKEGYKLDMNAAKGFRASLDKVLTHKIWGYVIFFMILLIIFQAIYDWSSYPMDFIDATFASFSEWAKETLPSGAFTNLIAEGIIPGLGGIVIFIPQIAFLFLFIAVLEETGYMSRVVFLMDRSMRKFGLSGKSVVPLISGTACAIPAVMATRNIENWKERLITILVTPFTTCSARLPVYLIIIALVIPDQRFFGMNLQGLTLMLLYLLGFVMAVVSSWILNKALKIKSRSFFVVEMPNYKIPLLKNVVYTVVEKTKSFVFGAGKIILAISIVLWFLASNGPTDDFTNAEEIVKNKYSEASVGQSVSETDMENEIASFKLQNSYIGILGKGIEPLIQPLGYDWKIGIALVSSFAAREVFVGTLATIYSVGSDDEQTIKSRMGSEVNVLTGGKLFNLASGISLLLFYAFAMQCMSTLAIVKRETNSWKWPLGQLFIMTGFAYVVALIAYQVLK, from the coding sequence ATGAGCAAACAGATAAAAGTAGCGCTCATAGGAAACCCTAATACGGGTAAGACTTCGGTTTTTAATCAATTGACAGGACTGAATCATAAAGTAGGTAATTATCCGGGAATAACAGTTGAAAAGAAAGAAGGTATCTGCAAGTTGCCAAGAGGGGTGAAAGCTCATATTCTTGACCTTCCGGGAACATATAGTCTGAATGCAACATCCCTCGACGAAAACGTCGTAATTGAGTTGTTGCTGAACAAAAAGGATAAGGATTTTCCGGATGTTGCTATGGTAATAACCGATGTCGAAAACCTGAAACGAAACTTACTGCTCTTTACTCAGATAAAAGATCTTAAGATTCCTACGATATTGGTTATTAATATGGCCGACAGAATGCGCAGAAAGGGAATTACCCTGGACATACCACTTCTGGAGGAAAAGCTGAAAACCAAAATAGCCGTTGTCAGTACAAGAAAGAATGAAGGGATCGATCGTATTAAAGAACTGATTCTTGACTATAAGAATGTGTCTTCCGAGCCATGTGTCAATGCATCGGTGATCGATGTAGAATATTTTGAAGGATTAAAGAACGCCTTCCCTAATCAGGATGTTTACAAATTGTGGCTGGTTATCACCCAGGATGTGAATTTTGTGAATCTGGACAGGAACCTGGTGAAAGATGCATCCAGTTTTTCTACCAAACCGAAATCAGAGCTTAAACGACTCCAGCAGAAAGAAACGATTTATCGTTATCAGTTTATCAACGGAGTCCTGAAAGAAGGATATAAGCTCGATATGAATGCTGCGAAAGGCTTCAGGGCTTCTTTGGATAAAGTCCTGACCCATAAAATATGGGGGTATGTGATCTTCTTTATGATCCTGCTTATTATTTTTCAGGCAATATACGACTGGAGTAGCTATCCTATGGATTTTATCGATGCGACATTTGCTTCTTTCAGCGAATGGGCGAAAGAAACATTACCGTCGGGAGCATTCACAAACCTGATCGCAGAAGGAATCATTCCCGGGCTTGGGGGAATTGTCATTTTTATACCACAGATTGCATTTTTATTCCTTTTTATCGCCGTTTTGGAAGAAACCGGGTATATGAGCAGGGTGGTGTTTTTAATGGATCGCTCGATGCGAAAGTTTGGATTGAGCGGAAAGAGTGTGGTGCCGCTAATTTCCGGTACTGCTTGTGCCATTCCTGCGGTTATGGCAACAAGAAATATAGAGAACTGGAAAGAAAGGCTCATAACAATTCTTGTAACGCCATTTACTACCTGTTCTGCAAGGTTACCCGTATACCTGATTATTATAGCCCTTGTAATTCCCGATCAAAGGTTTTTTGGAATGAACCTGCAGGGCCTTACCCTGATGCTGTTGTACCTTTTAGGGTTTGTGATGGCTGTAGTTTCGTCGTGGATATTAAACAAGGCTCTTAAAATAAAAAGCAGGTCTTTCTTTGTGGTTGAAATGCCGAACTATAAAATTCCTTTGCTAAAAAATGTAGTCTATACGGTTGTCGAAAAAACAAAGAGTTTCGTATTTGGTGCCGGAAAGATAATATTGGCAATTTCGATTGTGTTATGGTTTCTGGCCTCTAACGGACCGACAGATGATTTTACCAATGCAGAAGAAATTGTAAAAAATAAGTACTCGGAGGCTTCGGTAGGTCAATCGGTTTCTGAGACTGACATGGAGAATGAAATAGCCAGCTTCAAGCTGCAGAATTCGTATATAGGTATCTTAGGTAAGGGAATAGAGCCATTGATACAGCCGTTAGGGTATGACTGGAAGATAGGGATAGCCCTCGTTAGCTCTTTTGCGGCCAGGGAAGTTTTTGTAGGAACACTGGCAACGATATACAGCGTTGGAAGCGACGATGAACAGACTATTAAAAGTAGAATGGGGTCAGAGGTTAATGTCTTAACAGGAGGTAAACTTTTTAACCTGGCTTCCGGGATCTCCTTATTATTGTTCTATGCGTTTGCAATGCAGTGTATGAGCACACTAGCTATAGTAAAACGGGAAACAAACTCGTGGAAATGGCCTTTGGGACAGCTGTTTATAATGACCGGGTTTGCATATGTGGTGGCGCTGATTGCATACCAGGTTTTAAAGTAA
- a CDS encoding class I SAM-dependent methyltransferase has product MGNNNDEYNFDAAFHYKAYRPPLHTIILDRCIGNQIFESALDVGCGVGNSTIALTKFCDQVVGYDPSESMIQQAQKHEMVKYVSNLNKLNPGYSLVCFFGSLFYIDSVMLEFYSDHLTPGGNILCCDFEIIYNPVLDDMGISVSRLDYDHAKNLDAYDTNQTRLIVSEQFEVEFTCQNHELVHLLLSETNIKEELSKKFDSVNVYQPLLDALGRIYPTNQVKLNAGMYYSYYRKTIH; this is encoded by the coding sequence ATGGGAAATAATAATGACGAATATAACTTTGACGCTGCTTTTCATTATAAAGCATATAGACCTCCACTACACACTATTATTTTAGATCGCTGCATCGGTAATCAAATATTTGAATCAGCACTTGATGTTGGTTGTGGCGTTGGTAATTCAACTATTGCTTTGACAAAATTTTGTGATCAGGTTGTTGGATATGACCCAAGCGAATCAATGATCCAACAAGCACAAAAGCACGAAATGGTAAAGTATGTTTCTAATCTAAATAAATTAAACCCCGGGTATAGTCTGGTGTGTTTTTTCGGATCCCTATTTTATATTGATTCAGTAATGTTAGAATTTTATTCTGATCATTTAACACCCGGCGGAAATATACTCTGTTGTGATTTTGAAATAATTTACAACCCGGTATTAGATGATATGGGAATTTCTGTAAGCAGATTAGATTATGATCATGCCAAAAACCTGGACGCCTATGATACCAATCAAACCAGACTCATTGTTTCAGAACAATTTGAAGTAGAATTTACGTGTCAAAACCATGAATTAGTTCATTTATTATTGTCTGAAACCAATATTAAAGAAGAATTATCAAAGAAATTTGATTCTGTAAATGTTTATCAACCTTTATTAGATGCGTTAGGGAGAATTTACCCTACAAACCAAGTAAAATTAAATGCCGGAATGTATTATAGCTATTATAGAAAGACCATCCATTAA
- a CDS encoding cytochrome d ubiquinol oxidase subunit II, giving the protein MIYVVLFFLAFSLFLYVLLGGADFGAGIVELFSSKENQQITKKTIYRVMGPIWEANHIWIIIVMVILWVAFPVYFNIIMISLHIPLTLILIGITLRGVSFIFRHYDAVIDESQKIYNGLFRFSSVFTPLLLGMTFGGIISGSIIPPEAIHQYGFGEVYIDSWLNSFSFLTGIFFSALCAFLSATLLIGEADEAHEKIYRRKSAIATIVVVLSGSILILYGYVNNYVFIKDFIQNPFSVSLIGASALTLIPLWIHIKKGHKILSRFYAGLQVVMIIAAAMIAHFPYVLITKQGELSLLEGIAPDSVIRVLGISLIVGGLVILPGLFHLLKSFKMIKVLES; this is encoded by the coding sequence ATGATCTACGTTGTTTTATTCTTTCTGGCCTTTTCTTTATTCCTCTATGTATTACTGGGGGGCGCAGATTTTGGTGCGGGTATTGTAGAGTTATTTTCATCTAAAGAAAATCAGCAAATCACTAAAAAGACCATTTACCGGGTCATGGGACCAATTTGGGAGGCTAATCATATATGGATCATTATTGTGATGGTTATCTTATGGGTTGCGTTTCCTGTTTATTTTAACATCATCATGATCAGCCTGCATATTCCGTTAACACTCATTCTTATCGGTATTACTTTACGAGGTGTTTCCTTTATTTTCAGGCATTATGATGCTGTTATAGACGAATCACAAAAAATCTATAACGGCTTGTTTAGATTTTCAAGTGTTTTTACCCCTTTGTTGTTGGGAATGACCTTTGGGGGTATTATCAGCGGTTCGATTATTCCTCCGGAAGCTATTCACCAATACGGTTTCGGAGAGGTATATATTGATTCCTGGCTCAACAGCTTTTCTTTTTTAACAGGAATATTCTTTTCTGCTTTATGCGCATTTCTTTCAGCTACTTTACTGATCGGAGAAGCAGATGAAGCACATGAAAAAATTTACCGGAGAAAATCTGCTATTGCCACAATTGTAGTAGTTTTAAGTGGCAGTATCCTTATTCTGTACGGGTATGTAAACAACTATGTCTTCATAAAAGATTTCATTCAAAATCCTTTTAGCGTTTCATTAATCGGGGCTTCAGCACTGACTCTAATCCCTCTTTGGATCCATATCAAAAAAGGACATAAGATCCTGAGTCGTTTTTATGCCGGGCTACAGGTTGTCATGATCATTGCTGCGGCCATGATTGCTCATTTCCCATATGTTTTGATCACTAAACAAGGAGAACTGAGTTTACTGGAAGGAATTGCTCCGGACAGTGTTATCAGAGTATTAGGCATTTCTTTAATCGTTGGGGGGCTTGTCATTCTCCCTGGATTATTCCATCTTTTGAAATCATTTAAGATGATTAAAGTACTGGAATCTTAG
- a CDS encoding NAD(P)H-dependent glycerol-3-phosphate dehydrogenase, whose product MDSSKKIAVVGGGSWATAIVKMLCENLDEVGWYMRSVYAKEHILKEKHNPNYLSSVEFHTEQLKLSNNINEIADYADYLIFVVPSAFLNQELEKLTVSIKDKVIFSAIKGIVPETGLIVGEHFHKVYDIPYDDIGVITGPCHAEEVALERLSYITVASADEQKARFMADQLSSNYIKTKISDDIVGTEYAAMLKNIYAIAAGIAHGLGYGDNFQSVLMSNSIREMRRFIKKIHKMKRNINNSAYLGDLLVTGYSVFSRNRMFGNMIGKGYTVKSAMMEMNMVAEGYYGAKSAHIITQNQKSKAKTPIIDAVYQILYEGKDPKKVFGKLTDKLD is encoded by the coding sequence ATGGATAGTTCAAAGAAAATTGCAGTTGTAGGAGGGGGTAGTTGGGCAACTGCCATCGTTAAAATGCTTTGTGAAAATTTAGATGAAGTAGGATGGTATATGAGGAGTGTGTATGCAAAAGAGCATATTCTGAAAGAAAAGCACAATCCTAATTACCTGAGTTCGGTCGAGTTTCATACCGAACAGTTAAAACTGAGCAATAATATAAACGAAATAGCCGATTACGCAGATTATTTAATTTTTGTTGTCCCTTCGGCTTTTTTAAATCAGGAATTAGAAAAGTTAACGGTCTCCATAAAGGATAAAGTGATTTTTTCAGCTATCAAAGGAATCGTTCCGGAAACAGGACTCATAGTCGGCGAACACTTCCACAAAGTTTACGATATTCCTTATGATGATATAGGAGTCATTACCGGGCCTTGCCATGCAGAAGAAGTGGCCCTTGAAAGGCTTTCATACATTACCGTGGCAAGTGCCGATGAACAAAAAGCGCGGTTTATGGCAGACCAGCTTAGCAGTAATTATATCAAGACAAAAATATCAGACGATATTGTAGGCACCGAGTATGCTGCGATGCTTAAAAATATTTATGCAATTGCAGCCGGTATAGCACATGGCCTGGGGTACGGAGATAATTTTCAAAGTGTTTTGATGAGCAATTCAATTCGGGAGATGCGACGTTTTATCAAAAAGATCCATAAAATGAAACGGAATATCAATAATTCAGCCTACCTGGGAGACCTGCTGGTTACCGGGTATTCTGTATTCAGTAGAAACCGTATGTTTGGGAATATGATCGGGAAAGGGTATACCGTTAAAAGCGCTATGATGGAAATGAATATGGTTGCAGAAGGCTACTACGGAGCCAAAAGCGCACATATTATTACCCAAAATCAAAAGAGCAAAGCCAAAACCCCTATAATTGATGCGGTTTATCAAATCTTATACGAAGGGAAAGACCCTAAAAAAGTATTCGGCAAGCTTACCGACAAACTCGATTAA
- a CDS encoding nicotinic acid mononucleotide adenyltransferase, with amino-acid sequence MKTIKIIFASALTAILLTSCTADIYTDDGIIEEGLSLNELLNSYDLWYVDINETQGNGEVPFLQIAFTLSFNRGDVLANNNLAGFGSKGNGYGIRVGFYDSYNRILEIDHDLDGIWEMEVIQHGSNEIELYHRPSNTSYFLYGYMKYNFDYDAVFYDNIQYFLQEYDAWEKVYTSSYGAINEFDEENFLRFTANASVQEFQSSIDKQGTGIHNIYWDYRGEYDIYNVTGDRYLKTLTLDYDFLNNDYFELTVIDDRTIALFHPSSETVYQFEGRGFIQYMKGDNLKTGITGRKRFKTNNPDMVIERMSTARKVKIDVN; translated from the coding sequence ATGAAAACAATAAAAATAATTTTTGCTTCCGCTCTGACAGCCATACTATTAACAAGCTGTACTGCTGACATTTATACAGATGACGGCATCATTGAGGAAGGATTGAGTTTAAACGAATTACTAAACAGCTACGATCTATGGTATGTGGATATTAATGAAACTCAGGGCAACGGGGAAGTTCCTTTTCTTCAGATTGCCTTTACCTTAAGCTTTAACAGGGGCGATGTATTGGCCAACAACAACCTGGCCGGATTTGGTTCCAAAGGCAATGGATATGGAATCCGGGTGGGATTTTATGATTCCTATAACCGGATTTTAGAAATCGACCACGATCTTGACGGCATATGGGAAATGGAAGTGATTCAGCATGGGAGTAATGAAATAGAATTATACCACCGACCTTCCAACACGTCTTATTTCCTGTATGGATACATGAAATACAACTTCGACTATGATGCTGTTTTTTACGACAATATTCAATACTTCCTGCAAGAATATGATGCATGGGAAAAAGTGTACACAAGCAGCTACGGGGCTATCAATGAATTCGATGAGGAAAATTTCTTACGGTTTACCGCTAACGCTTCAGTGCAGGAATTCCAATCTTCTATTGATAAGCAAGGAACCGGCATACATAATATCTACTGGGACTATAGAGGTGAATATGACATCTACAATGTTACAGGAGACCGGTATTTAAAAACTTTAACATTGGATTATGATTTTCTGAACAATGATTACTTCGAATTGACCGTTATAGATGATAGAACGATAGCGTTATTCCACCCAAGTTCTGAAACAGTTTATCAATTTGAAGGAAGAGGATTCATACAATATATGAAAGGAGATAACTTAAAGACTGGAATTACAGGAAGAAAGCGGTTTAAAACAAATAATCCTGACATGGTTATTGAAAGAATGAGTACTGCCAGGAAAGTAAAGATAGATGTTAATTAG
- a CDS encoding FeoA family protein, with protein sequence MALTVADLKKGEKGIIKEISLDEIPIKLFEMGCLPGNEIELIQHAPFQDPLYLNINGSYLAIRKETALHITIDVIDHNISGV encoded by the coding sequence ATGGCGTTAACAGTAGCAGATCTAAAAAAAGGAGAGAAAGGGATTATTAAGGAAATTTCTCTTGATGAAATTCCGATTAAATTATTTGAAATGGGATGTTTACCGGGCAATGAGATAGAACTCATTCAGCATGCGCCTTTTCAGGATCCGCTTTATCTCAATATCAATGGCTCTTATCTTGCCATTAGAAAAGAGACTGCACTTCATATAACCATTGATGTCATCGACCATAATATATCAGGGGTATGA